Proteins from one Bacteroides mediterraneensis genomic window:
- the ruvA gene encoding Holliday junction branch migration protein RuvA has translation MIEYIKGELVEATPAWVVVDCHGLGYGINVSLNTFSAVQGKKEVKLYIYEAIREDAYVLYGFSTRQERELFLLLISVSGIGGNTARMILSALSPSELCNVIGSGNDKLLKTVKGIGLKTAQRIIVELKDKIAVTGIESAATVKSVAMAAHSEVYEEAVAALTMLGFAQAPSQKVTAQILKEEPEAPVEKVIKLALKRL, from the coding sequence ATGATTGAATATATCAAAGGAGAACTTGTGGAGGCTACTCCGGCTTGGGTGGTAGTGGATTGTCACGGATTGGGATATGGCATTAATGTGTCGTTGAATACATTTTCGGCGGTACAGGGTAAGAAAGAAGTAAAACTCTATATTTACGAGGCCATCCGGGAAGATGCATACGTGTTGTACGGGTTTTCCACTCGCCAGGAAAGGGAGTTGTTCTTGCTGCTCATCAGTGTGTCGGGTATTGGAGGAAATACGGCACGTATGATTTTGTCGGCGCTTTCTCCCTCGGAACTGTGCAATGTCATCGGCAGTGGGAACGACAAGTTGCTGAAGACCGTGAAAGGTATCGGACTGAAGACTGCGCAGCGCATCATTGTGGAATTGAAGGATAAGATTGCCGTGACAGGCATCGAGAGTGCGGCTACCGTAAAGTCGGTGGCAATGGCTGCCCATTCGGAAGTATATGAGGAGGCAGTGGCGGCTTTGACCATGTTGGGATTTGCCCAGGCTCCGTCGCAGAAGGTGACTGCCCAGATTCTCAAGGAGGAACCGGAGGCACCGGTGGAAAAGGTAATCAAGCTGGCTTTGAAACGGCTTTAA
- the lgt gene encoding prolipoprotein diacylglyceryl transferase — MTFASIVWDVDPVLVHLGSLEIRWYGLMWGLGFILAYEIGSRMLKKEGCPDNWADKLFMYCIVSSVIGARLGHCLFYEWDYYGAHPIEILKIWKGGLASHGGVFALILALIWYSKTVTKKSVWWLFDRLIPAVAVVCICIRFGNLMNSEIFGFPTTLPWGFEFVRSREWQELYNQNGVAQACHPTQIYEMLYCLVALIVSWVMYHKYHLGKRVGLITGVALLIFFGARFGLEFMKNPQVAEEVGMTLNIGQWLSVPLILLGIYLIATSKKRKEAF, encoded by the coding sequence ATGACATTTGCAAGCATTGTATGGGATGTGGATCCGGTGCTGGTTCATTTGGGTTCGCTCGAAATCCGTTGGTACGGTTTGATGTGGGGTTTGGGATTTATCCTGGCCTACGAAATAGGTTCCCGTATGTTGAAGAAAGAAGGCTGTCCGGATAATTGGGCCGACAAACTTTTTATGTACTGCATCGTCAGCAGTGTAATAGGAGCCCGTCTGGGACATTGTCTTTTTTACGAGTGGGATTATTATGGAGCGCATCCCATTGAGATTCTGAAAATCTGGAAAGGGGGACTGGCCAGTCATGGGGGCGTTTTTGCTCTGATACTGGCATTGATTTGGTATTCCAAGACCGTCACGAAGAAAAGTGTATGGTGGTTGTTCGACCGTCTGATTCCGGCTGTAGCCGTGGTTTGTATATGCATCCGTTTCGGTAACCTGATGAATTCCGAGATTTTCGGTTTCCCGACCACCTTGCCGTGGGGATTTGAATTTGTGCGTTCACGTGAATGGCAGGAACTGTATAACCAGAACGGAGTGGCACAGGCCTGTCATCCTACCCAGATATATGAGATGCTGTATTGCCTGGTAGCTTTGATTGTTTCCTGGGTGATGTACCACAAGTATCATCTTGGAAAACGGGTAGGGTTGATTACAGGTGTAGCCTTACTGATATTTTTCGGAGCCCGGTTTGGATTGGAATTTATGAAAAATCCGCAGGTGGCCGAAGAAGTGGGGATGACTCTGAACATCGGGCAATGGTTGAGCGTACCTTTGATTCTGTTGGGCATTTATCTGATAGCTACAAGCAAGAAACGGAAAGAAGCGTTTTGA
- a CDS encoding TonB-dependent receptor, whose amino-acid sequence MKSNKRAFLFTLLFSMVCMVLQAQSLQVEGTVISKSDGEPIIGASVLEKGTTNGTITDLDGKFSLSVKQGSEIVISYVGFKTQTLKAAAVLHVNLVEDTEMLQEVVVTGYTTQRKADLTGSVAVVSTDALKTAPDPDPMKALQGKVAGMTVTTNGSPSGTATVRIRGIGSFNSSQDPLYVIDGVPTNMSLNSLNANDIESMQVLKDAASASIYGSRASNGVIIITTKKGKKADKVKVDFSANLTAQFYSSQSLMNVCNSSEYATAMAQAALNDGLDPVAYASNYGLNLNAASGTPITVWNPSTSQYVNYTVNGLYDGFINSKKTMRYSDTDWLDEISRVGFSQNYDLSLSHANDKHSTMFSLGYKKNNGILKYTDFENISARMNSSYNVNKYVTIGENFTVTYSSQVDCAPMENALKMAPTVPVYETDGTTFAGPVGGMSDRQNPMRELYQNKDNHLDYWRLFGNGYVDIKPFKGFVFRSNFGIDTYNSIINSMTHTFHSDIVNNDIAKTTLSNKNEVNWTWSNTINYNFNVAKKHDFNVLLGSELSKQSSIDFSAYSEGYALEDVDYMWPNAATGVMKNTGAKVGYRLASFFGKIDYNFDDLVLASFTIRQDGSSRFGKGHRWGTFPAATLGLRVSKWIKASWMDDWKVRLSWGQTGNQAIDNNAQFGLYVVDYGLDRVTSTAYDLYLQGSGTFPSGYRATQLANPDLKWESATQYNVGTDFTLLNGSLYGTIDGYVKNVSDMLINPAYLGAIGEGGASWLNGPSLRNWGMEFNVGYRKSLACGLGLDVSANIDFFRNKVTYLPSTTTGAYAHTSKENLVESGMPYGSSVGYIVEGLFQNQAEVDASGQANARVGGLKYADLDGDDVITSNDQDWIYNPVPAFSYGLNIALNYKNFDLTMFWQGVCNQDVYNNQKAQTDFWSIVDAGSNKGTRLLGAWNTNNTSSTIPALTTNNTADEGRASSYYVENGSYMKLRTLQLGYTVPASFLSKFKMSSARIYVSGQNLLTIKSKSLTCPDPENPNWNYPLATSVSFGLQIGF is encoded by the coding sequence ATGAAAAGCAATAAACGAGCATTCTTATTTACACTCCTGTTCTCAATGGTGTGTATGGTATTGCAAGCGCAAAGTTTGCAGGTCGAAGGGACTGTAATTTCAAAGTCTGATGGGGAACCGATTATTGGAGCCTCCGTTCTTGAAAAAGGTACAACAAACGGTACGATTACCGATCTTGATGGAAAATTCTCTTTATCAGTAAAACAAGGATCAGAAATTGTTATTTCTTATGTGGGTTTTAAAACTCAAACTTTGAAAGCTGCGGCAGTTTTGCATGTAAACTTGGTGGAAGATACGGAAATGTTGCAGGAAGTAGTGGTTACAGGTTATACCACCCAGCGTAAGGCTGATTTGACCGGTTCTGTGGCTGTGGTTTCTACAGATGCGTTGAAAACTGCTCCAGACCCAGACCCGATGAAAGCTTTGCAAGGAAAAGTGGCTGGTATGACAGTTACGACCAACGGCTCTCCGAGTGGTACGGCTACGGTACGTATTCGCGGTATCGGTTCTTTTAATTCTTCTCAGGATCCGCTTTATGTGATTGATGGTGTGCCTACCAACATGTCTCTGAATTCATTGAATGCCAATGATATTGAGAGTATGCAGGTGTTGAAGGATGCGGCTTCTGCCTCTATCTATGGTTCACGAGCTTCGAACGGTGTAATCATCATTACTACTAAAAAAGGAAAGAAGGCAGACAAGGTGAAAGTCGATTTCTCTGCTAATCTGACTGCTCAGTTTTATTCTTCTCAGTCATTGATGAATGTTTGTAATTCATCGGAATACGCTACAGCCATGGCACAGGCCGCATTGAATGATGGATTGGATCCGGTGGCGTATGCCAGCAACTATGGCCTGAACTTAAATGCAGCTTCAGGTACACCGATTACTGTGTGGAATCCAAGTACCAGCCAGTATGTGAATTATACGGTCAACGGATTGTATGACGGATTCATCAACAGCAAGAAGACGATGCGTTATTCTGATACAGACTGGTTGGATGAAATTTCAAGAGTCGGTTTCTCTCAGAATTATGACCTTTCTCTTTCGCATGCGAATGACAAGCATTCAACGATGTTCTCATTGGGTTACAAGAAGAACAACGGTATCTTGAAGTATACGGATTTCGAAAATATTTCAGCCCGTATGAACTCTTCATACAATGTGAACAAGTATGTGACTATCGGCGAGAACTTCACAGTGACTTATTCAAGTCAGGTGGATTGCGCCCCGATGGAAAACGCGTTGAAGATGGCACCGACTGTACCGGTATATGAAACAGACGGGACCACTTTTGCTGGTCCGGTGGGCGGTATGAGCGACCGTCAGAACCCGATGCGTGAATTGTATCAGAACAAAGACAATCATTTGGACTATTGGCGTCTGTTTGGTAACGGATATGTAGATATCAAGCCTTTCAAAGGTTTTGTTTTCCGTTCCAACTTCGGTATTGATACGTATAATTCAATCATTAACTCAATGACGCACACTTTCCATTCTGATATTGTCAACAATGATATCGCTAAGACTACCTTGTCAAATAAGAATGAAGTGAACTGGACATGGTCGAATACCATTAACTACAATTTCAATGTGGCAAAGAAACATGATTTCAATGTTTTGTTGGGATCTGAATTGTCAAAGCAAAGTTCTATTGATTTCTCAGCTTATTCAGAAGGCTATGCATTGGAAGATGTGGATTATATGTGGCCGAACGCTGCTACGGGCGTCATGAAGAATACAGGTGCGAAAGTAGGTTATCGTCTGGCTTCTTTCTTTGGTAAGATTGACTATAATTTTGATGACTTGGTGCTGGCTTCATTCACTATCCGTCAAGATGGTTCTTCTCGTTTTGGTAAAGGTCACCGTTGGGGTACTTTCCCGGCAGCTACATTGGGTTTGCGTGTGTCTAAATGGATAAAGGCAAGCTGGATGGATGACTGGAAAGTGAGATTGTCTTGGGGACAGACAGGTAACCAGGCAATTGATAACAATGCACAGTTTGGTCTGTATGTCGTGGATTACGGGTTGGACCGTGTGACTTCTACCGCATACGACTTGTATCTTCAGGGTTCAGGTACGTTCCCTTCAGGATATCGTGCTACTCAGCTTGCCAATCCTGATTTGAAATGGGAATCGGCTACGCAGTATAACGTAGGTACCGACTTTACACTTTTGAACGGCAGTTTGTATGGTACAATCGATGGATATGTGAAGAATGTCAGTGATATGTTGATTAATCCGGCTTACTTGGGTGCCATTGGTGAAGGAGGTGCTTCTTGGTTGAATGGTCCTTCTTTGCGCAACTGGGGTATGGAATTCAACGTAGGATACCGTAAGTCACTGGCTTGTGGACTGGGCTTGGATGTCAGTGCCAATATAGACTTCTTCCGTAACAAGGTTACTTATCTGCCGTCGACTACTACTGGAGCTTATGCCCATACTTCTAAAGAAAATTTAGTGGAATCAGGTATGCCTTATGGTTCTTCTGTAGGATATATAGTAGAAGGCTTGTTCCAGAATCAGGCTGAAGTAGACGCTTCCGGACAGGCTAATGCCCGTGTGGGTGGTTTGAAATATGCAGACTTGGATGGAGATGACGTCATTACATCCAATGACCAGGATTGGATTTATAATCCGGTTCCTGCTTTCTCTTATGGTTTGAACATCGCACTGAATTACAAGAATTTCGATTTGACAATGTTCTGGCAGGGCGTTTGCAATCAGGATGTATATAACAACCAGAAAGCACAGACAGACTTCTGGAGTATTGTAGATGCTGGTTCTAACAAAGGAACCCGTTTGCTGGGTGCTTGGAATACCAACAACACAAGTTCTACGATTCCGGCTTTGACGACCAATAACACCGCAGATGAAGGTAGAGCTTCCAGCTACTATGTAGAGAATGGATCGTATATGAAATTGCGTACCCTCCAATTGGGATACACGGTACCTGCTTCTTTCTTGTCTAAGTTTAAGATGTCTAGTGCCAGAATCTACGTGTCAGGTCAAAACCTGCTGACTATCAAGAGCAAGAGTCTGACTTGTCCGGACCCGGAAAACCCGAACTGGAATTACCCGCTTGCAACTTCTGTATCATTTGGTTTACAAATTGGTTTCTAA